DNA sequence from the Tissierella sp. genome:
AGCTTCATCCATCATATTGAGGGCTATAATAACCTTTGTGCCCATTTCGATTAATTGAGTTGTTAAGTACAAGTTTCTTTCAATATTAGTAGCATCTACAACATTGATTACAAGATCTGGATTTCCTTTAATTATATAGTCACGGGCAACAACCTCGTCCTCAGAATAAGCTCCAAGACTGTAGGTCCCAGGTAAATCAACCACATTATATTGATTGCCCTTCCATTTAAATTTCCCTTCTTTTTTTTCCACAGTAACACCAGGCCAATTTCCTACATGTTGATTAGACCCAGTCAATGCATTAAACAAAGTAGTCTTTCCACTATTTGGATTGCCTACTAAAGCAATAGTATGCAAATAAATTCCCCCTCTTTCAAATGACGCCTATTATAGATATATACAAAAGTTAATGCTCTATAATTATATTACTAGCAATGCCCCGACCTAATGCCAATTTATGACCTGATAAATTTAATATAATAGGACCAATATCGTTTTTAACTACCTTAACAGATACACCCTTGTGTAGTCCCAATTCGTACAGTCTTTTCCTAGCCTTACAGCACCCGGATATTTCTTTAATCTTGCATGATTCATTTGGTTTTAAACATGTTAAGCATTTGTCATTCATATATATCATCCTCCCATAAGCAAAACAATGATAATGATAATGATTATCATTAGTTATATTATTAGTATATTATATTTTGAAGGTAATGACAATAGTTTTTTATTTTTGTAATTTATTGTATTGTTTCATTGTCACATTTACTATATAATAGTAACGATATACTAGTCGAATGGGGGATAATAGTGAAAAAGAAAGTCGAAATCATTGTTAATGAACTAGATAAAGAAAAGGAATCGAGAGAGCTTGATGTTAGAAACATATTAAAGCTAAGTAAGGAAGCTGACCAATTATTATCGCAGTTTGTCGAAGAGAA
Encoded proteins:
- a CDS encoding FeoA domain-containing protein, producing the protein MNDKCLTCLKPNESCKIKEISGCCKARKRLYELGLHKGVSVKVVKNDIGPIILNLSGHKLALGRGIASNIIIEH